From the Opitutia bacterium genome, one window contains:
- the metH gene encoding methionine synthase, producing the protein MPTDRTLSAAEIALRRTLAERVVIIDGAMGTTIRGYGHTEEQVRGERFRNAPKDLKNNGDIYSLTLAPTIEDIHRRFLEAGAEIIETNTFSATSIGQSEFFIEDPRERGGRKDPAFYEEIIKNPFLAELAHDINFQSAQQCRRWADRVANATGRRRYVAGAIGPLTVSLSNSPDADDAGFRVITFDQVKTDYTRQIRALIKGGVDLLLVETIFDSLNAKAALVAIDEVFAADGVRLPLMISAAVGRGGETMISAQTVEAFWNAVRHTRPLAVGLNCSIGPDLMRPFLEELGQKSDAFISCYPNAGLPNPLSPTGFDLTPADMARYMGDFASHGLFNIAGGCCGNTPEHIAAIAEALRPKPARSLTILAPKLGLSGSLPFTHREGTFTMIGERTNVAGSPKFAKLIKENKYEEAVSVARQQVENGANVIDVCMDDGLIDGPAAMTRFLQLCASEPEVAKVPFMIDSSKWEVLEAGLKCLQGKGIVNSISLKEGEAKFLEQARVIRRYGAAVVVMAFDEQGQASTLGDKIRICERAYRLLVGSAGFAPEDIIFDPNILTVGTGIEEHANYAVDFIEATRWIKQNLPHAKVSGGLSNVSFAFRGNNVVREAMHAAFLYHAIRAGLDMAIVNPAMLEVYEEIPKDLLELVEDVLLNRRPDATERLVDFGEKLKATGADKPSALSSQLSAQEAWRKGTVEERLSHALVKGIDAWIDQDTEEARQKYGKPLLIIEGPLMDGMRVVGDLFGAGKMFLPQVVKSARVMKKAVAYLQPFMEAEKAARRAAEAESLESRVQSPDSGSQLSALSSQLGGKNDSAGRIVLATVKGDVHDIGKNIVGVVLACNNYEVIDLGVMVPCEKILAVAKEKQADIIGLSGLITPSLDEMVHVAKEMQRLDFKLPLLIGGATTSAAHTAVKIAPHFEEPVVHVLDASRVIGVVSQLLSTDNKAAFVADIQEKQEKQRIEFGDRRTARKLLPIAEARKRAQPTEWSIVDIPRPEFLGTRTFSTDAVESDKQKAVSAKPNQSPNPESVELKAYRLELADVVGLIDWGPFFSAWELHGRFPDILTDAVVGEEASKVYRDGQAMLQRILAEQRYTAKAVLGFFPANSVGDSVEVYADESRSQVLKTFHFLRQQNEKPEGQHNHSLADYIAPKDSGRLDYLGAFAVTAGHGVEEFAQEFRAKHDDYSAIMAQALGDRLAEALAEYMHKQARDFSGYGKLENYALKDIIREKYRGIRPAPGYPACPDHTEKPALFDLLDATAKTGITLTESCAMHPASSVSGLYFNHPDSKYFAVGKLGKDQVADYATRKGIAVPEAEKWLAPYLDY; encoded by the coding sequence ATGCCGACCGACCGCACTCTCTCCGCCGCCGAAATCGCCCTCCGCCGCACCCTCGCGGAGCGCGTCGTCATCATCGACGGCGCCATGGGCACCACCATCCGCGGCTACGGCCACACCGAGGAGCAGGTGCGCGGCGAGCGCTTCCGCAACGCCCCGAAGGATCTCAAGAACAACGGCGACATTTACTCCCTCACCCTCGCGCCCACGATCGAGGACATCCACCGGCGCTTCCTCGAAGCCGGAGCGGAGATCATCGAGACCAACACCTTTTCCGCGACCTCCATCGGCCAGAGCGAGTTCTTCATCGAGGACCCGCGCGAGCGCGGCGGCCGCAAGGACCCGGCGTTCTACGAGGAGATCATCAAGAACCCGTTTCTCGCCGAGCTGGCGCACGACATCAACTTCCAGTCCGCGCAACAATGCCGCCGCTGGGCCGACCGCGTCGCCAACGCCACCGGGCGCCGCCGCTACGTCGCCGGCGCGATCGGACCGCTGACCGTCTCTCTCTCGAACTCTCCCGATGCCGACGACGCGGGCTTCCGCGTCATCACGTTCGACCAAGTCAAAACCGACTACACGCGCCAGATCCGCGCGCTGATCAAGGGCGGCGTCGATCTCCTCCTCGTCGAAACCATCTTCGACTCGCTCAATGCCAAGGCCGCCCTCGTCGCGATCGACGAAGTCTTCGCCGCCGACGGCGTGCGCCTGCCGCTGATGATCTCAGCCGCCGTGGGCCGCGGCGGCGAGACGATGATCTCCGCGCAAACCGTCGAGGCGTTCTGGAACGCCGTGCGCCACACCCGTCCGCTCGCAGTCGGCCTCAACTGCTCCATCGGTCCCGACCTGATGCGCCCTTTCCTCGAGGAACTCGGCCAGAAGTCCGACGCGTTCATCTCCTGCTACCCGAACGCCGGCCTGCCCAATCCGCTTTCGCCGACCGGCTTCGACCTCACGCCCGCCGACATGGCGCGCTACATGGGCGATTTCGCATCGCACGGCCTCTTCAACATCGCCGGAGGCTGCTGCGGCAACACGCCCGAGCACATCGCCGCCATCGCCGAAGCGCTGCGCCCGAAGCCCGCGCGCTCGCTCACGATCCTCGCACCGAAGCTCGGCCTGTCGGGCTCGCTGCCGTTCACGCATCGCGAAGGCACGTTCACGATGATCGGCGAGCGCACGAACGTCGCCGGGTCCCCGAAGTTCGCGAAGCTCATCAAGGAAAACAAATACGAGGAAGCCGTCAGCGTCGCCCGCCAGCAGGTCGAGAACGGCGCCAACGTCATCGACGTGTGCATGGACGACGGCCTCATCGACGGTCCCGCCGCCATGACGCGCTTCCTCCAACTCTGCGCCTCCGAGCCCGAAGTCGCGAAGGTGCCGTTCATGATCGACTCCTCCAAATGGGAGGTGCTCGAAGCCGGCCTGAAATGCCTGCAGGGAAAAGGCATCGTGAACTCGATCTCGCTCAAGGAGGGCGAGGCCAAGTTCCTCGAGCAGGCGCGCGTCATCCGCCGCTACGGCGCCGCGGTCGTTGTCATGGCCTTCGACGAACAGGGGCAGGCCTCCACGCTCGGCGACAAGATTCGCATCTGCGAACGCGCCTACCGCCTGCTCGTCGGCTCCGCCGGCTTCGCGCCCGAGGACATCATTTTCGATCCGAACATCCTCACCGTCGGCACCGGCATCGAGGAGCACGCGAACTACGCCGTCGATTTCATCGAGGCCACGCGCTGGATCAAACAGAACCTCCCGCACGCCAAGGTCAGCGGCGGCCTCTCCAACGTCTCGTTCGCCTTCCGCGGCAACAACGTCGTCCGCGAGGCCATGCACGCCGCGTTCCTCTACCACGCGATCCGCGCCGGCCTCGACATGGCGATCGTCAACCCGGCGATGCTCGAGGTCTACGAGGAGATTCCCAAGGACCTGCTCGAGCTCGTCGAGGACGTCCTCCTCAACCGCCGCCCCGACGCCACCGAGCGCCTCGTCGACTTTGGCGAAAAACTCAAAGCGACCGGCGCCGATAAGCCCTCAGCCCTCAGCTCTCAGCTCTCAGCTCAGGAGGCCTGGCGCAAAGGCACCGTCGAAGAGCGCCTCTCGCACGCGCTCGTGAAAGGCATCGACGCGTGGATCGACCAGGACACCGAGGAAGCCCGCCAGAAATACGGCAAGCCGCTCCTCATCATCGAAGGCCCGCTGATGGACGGTATGCGCGTCGTCGGCGACCTCTTCGGCGCCGGAAAAATGTTTCTCCCGCAGGTCGTGAAGTCCGCCCGCGTGATGAAGAAGGCGGTCGCGTATCTGCAACCGTTCATGGAAGCCGAGAAGGCCGCGCGGAGAGCAGCAGAAGCTGAGAGTCTAGAGTCTAGAGTCCAGAGTCCGGACTCTGGCTCTCAGCTCTCAGCTCTCAGCTCTCAGCTCGGTGGCAAAAACGATTCGGCTGGGCGAATCGTTTTGGCCACCGTCAAGGGCGACGTCCACGACATCGGCAAGAACATCGTCGGCGTCGTGCTCGCCTGTAACAATTACGAGGTGATCGACCTCGGCGTCATGGTGCCGTGCGAGAAGATCCTCGCCGTCGCCAAGGAGAAGCAGGCCGACATCATCGGACTCTCCGGACTCATCACGCCCTCGCTCGACGAGATGGTGCACGTCGCGAAGGAGATGCAGCGCCTCGATTTCAAACTCCCGCTGCTCATCGGCGGCGCGACGACTTCCGCCGCGCACACCGCGGTGAAGATCGCCCCGCATTTCGAGGAGCCGGTCGTCCACGTGCTCGACGCCTCGCGCGTCATCGGCGTCGTCTCGCAACTCCTCAGCACCGACAACAAGGCCGCGTTCGTCGCCGACATCCAGGAGAAGCAGGAGAAACAGCGTATCGAGTTCGGCGACCGCCGCACCGCTCGCAAACTCCTCCCGATCGCCGAGGCCCGCAAGCGCGCCCAGCCGACCGAGTGGTCGATCGTCGACATCCCGCGCCCCGAATTCCTCGGCACGCGCACCTTCTCCACCGATGCGGTGGAGAGCGATAAGCAGAAAGCTGTAAGCGCTAAGCCCAACCAGTCGCCGAATCCTGAGAGCGTAGAGCTTAAAGCTTACCGCTTGGAGCTGGCCGACGTAGTCGGCCTCATCGATTGGGGCCCGTTCTTCTCCGCCTGGGAACTCCACGGCCGCTTCCCGGACATCCTCACCGACGCCGTCGTCGGCGAGGAAGCCTCCAAGGTTTACCGCGACGGCCAGGCGATGCTCCAACGCATCCTCGCCGAGCAACGCTACACCGCCAAAGCCGTCCTCGGCTTTTTCCCCGCCAACAGCGTCGGCGACAGCGTCGAGGTCTACGCCGACGAGTCGCGCTCGCAGGTCCTCAAGACCTTCCACTTCCTCCGCCAGCAAAACGAGAAGCCCGAAGGCCAGCACAACCACAGCCTCGCCGACTACATCGCGCCGAAGGACAGCGGCCGCCTCGACTACCTCGGCGCGTTCGCCGTCACCGCCGGCCATGGCGTGGAGGAGTTCGCCCAGGAATTCCGCGCGAAGCACGACGACTACAGCGCGATCATGGCGCAGGCCCTCGGCGACCGTCTCGCCGAAGCGCTCGCGGAATACATGCACAAGCAAGCGCGCGACTTCTCCGGCTACGGCAAACTCGAGAACTACGCGCTGAAGGATATCATCCGCGAAAAATACCGCGGCATCCGTCCCGCGCCCGGTTATCCCGCCTGCCCCGACCACACGGAGAAGCCCGCGCTCTTCGACCTGCTCGACGCCACCGCGAAGACCGGCATCACGCTCACCGAGTCGTGCGCGATGCATCCCGCCAGCAGCGTCAGCGGCCTGTATTTCAATCACCCGGACTCGAAATACTTCGCCGTCGGCAAACTCGGCAAAGACCAGGTCGCTGACTACGCCACCCGCAAAGGCATCGCCGTCCCCGAAGCCGAGAAGTGGCTCGCGCCTTACTTGGATTACTAA
- a CDS encoding DNA alkylation repair protein, whose protein sequence is MTAKEALAQLQALGDEKLRAQMIKRGAPENQFGVKHGDIRALAKKIKSDHKLGLELWKTGHVEAQHLAVLILEPKKLSAKELDGLVRTTSWSWVADWLCNYVIDHHPAKESLREGWMNDKNVWAARAGWYLTGERAADDAEGLDLPALLDRIEKQMAKAAPEVQWTMNSCLAKIGINHPTLRKRAVAIGEKLGVYRDYPVSKGCTSPFAPIWIEALVKRQK, encoded by the coding sequence ATGACCGCCAAAGAAGCCCTCGCCCAACTCCAAGCCCTCGGTGACGAAAAGCTGCGCGCGCAGATGATCAAGCGCGGGGCGCCGGAAAATCAGTTCGGCGTCAAGCATGGCGATATCCGGGCGTTGGCGAAGAAGATCAAGTCGGACCACAAGCTCGGACTGGAGCTGTGGAAGACGGGTCACGTCGAGGCGCAGCATCTGGCGGTGCTGATCCTCGAGCCGAAGAAATTGTCGGCGAAGGAACTCGACGGCCTCGTCCGCACGACCAGCTGGTCGTGGGTGGCGGACTGGCTCTGCAATTACGTCATCGATCACCACCCGGCGAAGGAGTCGCTGCGCGAGGGTTGGATGAACGACAAAAATGTCTGGGCGGCGCGCGCGGGTTGGTATCTGACCGGCGAGCGCGCGGCCGACGACGCCGAGGGACTCGATTTGCCCGCGTTGCTCGACCGCATCGAGAAGCAGATGGCGAAGGCCGCGCCGGAGGTGCAGTGGACGATGAATTCCTGCCTGGCGAAGATCGGCATCAACCACCCGACGCTGCGCAAGCGCGCCGTGGCCATCGGCGAGAAGCTCGGTGTCTATCGCGATTATCCCGTTTCTAAAGGCTGCACCTCGCCCTTCGCGCCGATCTGGATCGAGGCGCTGGTGAAGCGGCAGAAGTGA
- a CDS encoding DUF4365 domain-containing protein, with product MITLQHTEELLSRAYLTAVAAKAGLNANIRGGDLDYGTDGNFKKVVVVENKRIETGFGIEYQAKATKNWRTTQNADEIVYDMPVDAYNRLITRSALGGIPIYLILLCLPDSAHDWVELSHEEMILRHCCYWQRISGAPTENDNTTAVHIPKSQRFDPYTLRLLVNEMEEQFS from the coding sequence ATGATCACACTTCAGCACACCGAGGAGTTGCTCTCCCGGGCCTACTTAACAGCGGTCGCAGCCAAAGCCGGACTTAACGCGAATATCCGCGGCGGAGACCTAGACTACGGCACAGATGGCAATTTCAAAAAGGTCGTTGTCGTCGAGAACAAGCGCATTGAGACGGGGTTTGGCATCGAGTATCAAGCGAAGGCTACGAAAAACTGGCGAACGACACAGAATGCAGACGAGATCGTCTACGATATGCCTGTCGATGCATACAACAGACTGATCACGCGCAGTGCGCTCGGAGGCATCCCAATCTACCTCATCCTTCTCTGCCTACCGGATTCCGCACATGATTGGGTAGAGCTATCACACGAAGAGATGATCCTTCGGCACTGCTGCTATTGGCAACGAATCAGCGGGGCACCGACAGAAAACGACAACACGACGGCAGTTCACATCCCCAAATCTCAACGTTTCGATCCGTATACGTTGCGGCTTTTGGTTAACGAGATGGAGGAGCAGTTCTCATGA
- a CDS encoding Rossmann fold nucleotide-binding protein — translation MNPTKRAPQVCILGSAEPGSPAYELAGAAGEMLARRGVTVVSGCGAPATRVAAERALAAGGTVVSIVPHDDIGVKDWPCSVLIPCGMGDARNLLMALAGDACLVIGGRAGTKSEVCLAWLHKRPLLPLTGCGGWSDSLERDPPDERKNSPILPWSSIAELEAQLVKLGLLLG, via the coding sequence ATGAACCCCACGAAGCGCGCCCCACAAGTCTGCATCCTCGGCAGTGCCGAACCCGGCTCGCCCGCCTACGAACTCGCCGGCGCGGCCGGCGAAATGCTCGCGCGGCGCGGTGTGACAGTCGTCAGCGGTTGCGGCGCGCCGGCGACGCGGGTCGCGGCGGAACGGGCGTTGGCAGCAGGCGGGACCGTGGTCTCCATTGTTCCCCACGACGACATCGGCGTGAAGGACTGGCCGTGCTCCGTGCTCATCCCGTGCGGCATGGGCGACGCGCGCAATCTCCTCATGGCGCTCGCGGGCGACGCCTGCCTCGTCATCGGTGGGCGCGCGGGCACGAAGTCCGAGGTTTGTCTCGCCTGGCTGCACAAGCGTCCCCTGCTCCCGCTCACCGGTTGCGGCGGGTGGTCGGATTCGCTCGAGCGCGATCCGCCCGACGAGCGCAAGAACTCCCCCATCCTGCCGTGGAGCTCGATCGCCGAACTCGAAGCGCAGCTCGTGAAACTGGGGCTGCTGCTCGGCTGA
- a CDS encoding DUF2306 domain-containing protein, which produces MQRNHRSGWGVTAGLWALSLIPVAAGIARVVSVARPTGDAPDSARFLASPTPVVIHVVASIVYCLVGALQFNPSFRNRHLALHRAWGRPVMIAGFLAALSGLWMTAFYVIPAPLQGSLLVAVRLLVGVGMTAALWLSWRAVLQRDLPAHRDWAVRAYALGQGAGTQVLILLPPTLAFGPMLGLRRDLLMTLAWCINVAVAELIVRRSRRATT; this is translated from the coding sequence ATGCAGCGAAACCATAGAAGCGGTTGGGGCGTGACGGCGGGATTGTGGGCGTTGAGCCTCATTCCGGTGGCGGCGGGCATCGCGCGCGTCGTGAGTGTTGCCCGGCCGACCGGCGACGCGCCCGACAGCGCGCGATTCCTGGCGTCGCCCACGCCGGTGGTCATCCACGTCGTGGCGTCGATCGTTTACTGCCTCGTGGGCGCGCTCCAGTTCAATCCCAGCTTCCGGAACCGACACCTCGCGCTGCACCGCGCGTGGGGGCGGCCGGTGATGATCGCAGGATTCCTCGCGGCGCTCTCCGGGCTGTGGATGACGGCGTTCTACGTCATTCCGGCGCCGCTGCAGGGCTCGTTGCTTGTCGCAGTCCGCCTGCTGGTCGGCGTCGGCATGACGGCGGCGTTGTGGCTCTCGTGGCGCGCGGTCCTGCAACGCGACCTGCCCGCGCACCGCGACTGGGCCGTGCGGGCCTACGCGCTCGGTCAAGGCGCCGGCACGCAGGTGCTCATTCTATTGCCGCCCACCCTCGCCTTCGGGCCCATGCTGGGCCTGCGGCGCGATTTGCTGATGACGCTCGCCTGGTGCATCAACGTCGCGGTCGCCGAACTGATCGTGCGCCGCAGCCGGCGGGCCACAACCTAA
- a CDS encoding TetR/AcrR family transcriptional regulator codes for MPRTRRPRKTYHHGSLRQALLDATLALVVEQGVNGWSLRDVARRIGVSSAAPFRHFESKAALLSAVAELGMHDFVAAVAREVEAAEPERQLHAMGVGYLRWAIGNPAQFIVVSDRSLFNLAQAPALLAQSESVMEQLDRRLIARYGSRPDFMLAPGRLVFRAQVYGLARMAVDRHLEEWSVSPRETLDYCLRILDQFFALLPDAKPKPRRAKR; via the coding sequence ATGCCTCGAACCCGCCGCCCGCGGAAAACCTATCACCATGGAAGCCTGCGCCAGGCCTTGCTGGACGCCACGCTCGCGCTCGTGGTCGAGCAGGGCGTGAACGGCTGGTCGCTGCGCGATGTCGCGCGCCGCATCGGCGTGTCCTCGGCGGCGCCGTTCCGGCATTTCGAGAGCAAGGCGGCGCTGCTATCGGCCGTGGCGGAGCTGGGCATGCACGATTTCGTCGCGGCGGTGGCGCGTGAGGTCGAGGCGGCGGAGCCGGAGCGGCAGCTGCACGCGATGGGTGTCGGTTACCTGCGCTGGGCGATCGGCAATCCCGCGCAGTTCATCGTCGTTTCGGATCGCTCGCTCTTCAACCTGGCCCAGGCGCCGGCGTTGCTGGCCCAGAGCGAGTCGGTCATGGAGCAACTCGACCGCCGGCTGATCGCGCGCTACGGGAGCCGGCCGGATTTCATGCTCGCGCCGGGCCGGCTCGTGTTTCGCGCGCAGGTCTACGGCCTCGCGCGCATGGCGGTGGATCGCCATTTGGAGGAGTGGTCGGTCTCGCCTCGCGAGACGCTCGACTACTGCCTGCGGATCCTAGACCAGTTCTTCGCGCTGCTGCCGGACGCGAAGCCGAAGCCGCGCCGCGCGAAGCGTTAG
- a CDS encoding YihA family ribosome biogenesis GTP-binding protein has product MKIKSATFELSAPNLPACPRLPLPEFAFIGRSNVGKSSLINLLAEKRDLAKVSDLPGKTRLMNFFTFNASWRLVDLPGYGYAHVSKQERAAFNEAVAEFLTRRESLRHTYVLIDSRLPPQGIDIDFLGWLGDERVPFSLIFTKADKQSKSATQGAIERFRQTVLRDQPAEPAIFITSSKTKDGRGDLLAHIAAQLE; this is encoded by the coding sequence ATGAAAATCAAATCGGCCACCTTCGAACTCAGCGCACCGAACCTCCCCGCCTGTCCGCGCCTGCCGCTGCCGGAGTTCGCCTTCATCGGCCGCTCCAATGTCGGCAAATCCTCGCTCATCAACCTGCTCGCCGAGAAGCGCGACCTTGCGAAGGTGTCCGACCTGCCGGGCAAGACGCGCCTGATGAATTTCTTTACCTTCAACGCCAGCTGGCGCCTCGTCGATTTGCCCGGCTACGGCTACGCGCACGTTTCGAAGCAGGAGCGCGCCGCCTTCAACGAAGCGGTCGCGGAGTTCCTCACGCGCCGCGAAAGCCTCCGCCACACCTACGTGCTGATCGACTCGCGCCTGCCGCCGCAGGGCATCGACATCGATTTCCTCGGGTGGCTGGGCGACGAGCGCGTGCCTTTCTCGCTCATCTTCACGAAGGCGGACAAGCAGTCGAAATCCGCCACGCAAGGCGCGATCGAGCGCTTCCGCCAAACCGTGTTGCGCGACCAGCCCGCCGAGCCGGCGATCTTCATCACTTCCTCGAAAACGAAGGACGGCCGCGGCGACTTGCTCGCGCACATCGCCGCGCAGCTGGAATAA